From the Malus domestica chromosome 17, GDT2T_hap1 genome, one window contains:
- the LOC103405496 gene encoding uncharacterized acetyltransferase At3g50280-like gives MGHVRCISTTTVQPTSQNESTQRIELTPWDLQFILFGYAQKGLLFHKPNSTTYDKYPNKSLIQHLQASLSLTLDIFYPLAGRLAITENEDDNITSFSVDCNGTGAQFVYAVADGVTVADILDPVLVPSDIVHSFFFMNGVLNYEGVSKPLLAVQVTELVDGIFIGFTMNHSVVDGSTFWLFFNTWSEISRHAETSTASCGKISQPPPIFSREFFDGIIDFPVRIPNFHNQIPKNRSSTPPAALHQRIFKFSKEKIAQLKAKANAEMGTTKISSLQALLAHLWLSIIRNKHFNPDQETKYTLQIGLRQRFQSPLPEEYLGNLVQFGTATSTVIDLLEHGLGWAAWEINKMIASKTKDEVRKYLEEWIESPKLFQLNNLASDYSFGTGSSPRFNMYGNDFGWGRPLAVKSGSSNKAEGKLTVAPGAEDGSIEFEACLPPQTLQDLAEDAEFLASLSK, from the coding sequence ATGGGACACGTTCGCTGCATCTCCACAACCACTGTTCAACCCACAAGCCAGAACGAGTCCACTCAGAGAATTGAGTTAACCCCATGGGATCTGCAGTTCATCCTATTCGGCTACGCCCAAAAGGGCCTTCTCTTCCACAAACCAAACTCCACTACTTATGACAAGTACCCAAACAAAAGCTTGATCCAACACCTACAAGCCTCCCTCTCCCTCACACTGGACATCTTCTATCCCCTTGCCGGCCGTCTTGCCATCACCGAAAATGAAGACGACAACATCACCTCCTTCTCCGTCGATTGCAATGGCACCGGAGCCCAATTTGTCTATGCTGTTGCTGATGGTGTCACGGTTGCTGATATTCTTGACCCTGTTTTGGTTCCCAGTGACATTGTTCACTCATTCTTTTTTATGAATGGAGTTTTGAACTATGAAGGCGTGTCCAAACCCTTGCTTGCAGTACAAGTAACTGAGCTGGTTGATGGCATTTTCATAGGTTTCACTATGAACCACTCTGTCGTTGATGGATCAACATTTTGGCTTTTCTTCAATACTTGGTCAGAAATATCTCGGCATGCAGAAACTAGTACTGCAAGTTGTGGTAAAATTTCGCAACCTCCTCCTATTTTCAGCCGTGAATTTTTTGACGGCATCATTGATTTTCCGGTTCGAATTCCAAACTTTCACAATCAAATCCCGAAAAATAGGTCTTCCACACCACCCGCCGCCCTCCATCAaagaatatttaaattttcGAAAGAAAAAATTGCTCAACTCAAAGCCAAAGCCAATGCTGAGATGGGCACCACTAAGATCTCATCCCTTCAAGCACTCTTGGCTCATCTTTGGTTGTCCATAATCCGCAACAAACATTTCAACCCCGACCAAGAGACCAAGTATACCTTACAAATAGGCTTAAGACAAAGATTCCAATCGCCTTTACCTGAAGAGTACCTCGGAAATCTGGTTCAGTTTGGCACGGCGACATCCACCGTGATCGATTTGCTCGAGCACGGACTAGGCTGGGCGGCTTGGGAAATAAACAAGATGATTGCTTCCAAGACGAAAGACGAGGTGAGAAagtatttggaggaatggatagAGAGTCCAAAACTGTTCCAACTGAATAATTTGGCAAGCGATTACTCATTCGGGACGGGAAGCTCACCGCGGTTCAATATGTACGGTAATGACTTTGGTTGGGGAAGGCCTCTGGCAGTTAAAAGTGGCTCATCCAACAAGGCTGAGGGAAAGTTGACAGTGGCTCCTGGGGCAGAAGATGGAAGTATAGAGTTTGAAGCTTGTTTGCCACCTCAGACACTGCAAGATTTGGCCGAGGACGCAGAGTTCTTGGCCAGCTTGTCCAaatga